DNA sequence from the Oceanipulchritudo coccoides genome:
CTTCCAACCGCGCTGCGGGCCTTCATCGAGGACTCGCGCTGATCGGCCTATCGAAGAATCGCGGTCATAGGCAAACTCTCGCTCAGGGTCATCGTGATGAATGATCATTCCGAGCCGTGGGCCATCACCAGTTGTCACATACTCAAGCATCTCGAAGTCCCCGTCCGAGTTTCCTATGGCCAATATGGGGCGGCGGCCGATGTAGCGGTGAATTCCCACTGGTTTGCCCGCGTGGTCATCAATCAAGTCGATCGATGCCTGCTTGACGATAACCGGCTGTCCGTCCCGGAATTCATATTTTGCATCAAGGCTGGACCCGACTACCCTCTCGGGCGGAATGCCGTATAAGTTCTCAGAAAAAATCCGCACAAATTCGATGCCACCACCGGAGACAATGAAGACCTTGAAATTGTTCGCCTTCAGGAAATCCAGCAGTTCGAGCATTGGCTGGTAGACCATGTCGGTGAGCAGGTGTCCAGTGGTTGGGTGGCGTGCACTGGAGAGAAACCTCCTGACAGAGTCGGAGAATTCATCCTCGGTGAGACCGGCATGCGTGGCCAGGGTCATTTCGAGGAGCGCCTTCTCGCCCCCGGAAAGGGCTTTCTTCAAATTACCCTGCAAAACAGAGGCAAAGGGTTCTTTTGTCTTCCACTCGGGATGCTCTGGAGCGATTTCCTTGATCCGTTGCAAAAGGTAGAGAGCCTGAAAATAGAGGGGTTGCTCGGTCCACAATGTACCGTCATTGTCGATAGCGGCTATTCGCCGGGATTCTGGGACAAATTTGGGAGATCCGGGAGTGGTCACCGTTTCCACAAACTCGATGATGGAGGCCTTGTTGGGTCCTTCGGTCCATGAAGGGAGAGGATCCCGCTGCTTACCATAAGCCACCAAAGCAGCACCGAACAGCGCCAGCGCTAGACAGTTAATGGATCTTTGAGTAATTGGAAGGTGCATTGAGAATGGGGATACTAACCGTTACAGCTGAGAGTCAGTCACGCAGGCTGCGCATCATCTCCAGTTCAAGATCAGTATAGGCTGCCTCATCCACGACCACCTCCACGGACTGGATCTCTCCACCGGTGAAGCGCCCGGGCGTCTCGTACAACTCGCTAACGGCATCCCCGCTATCATATCCGATGCACAGCCCGTCGCCGGAGAGAGTGAACTTCCCAAGCTGGGTCCGCATTTCACCTGCGTCCACCACTTTGTCATTCACATACAACTTCGCGTTGCCGATGCTTTCCCGGTGTTCGCCAGCGCCAGTTCTGATAAACTCCATCCCTAATATATAATTACCGGACTCAAGTGCCTCCTGTGAGGCAAAATGCTGCTCGGGCTTGATGCCCAGAAAATTGTATACGTAATGCAATTTCCCATCCTTTATGAACAGTGAGTGGCCGCCGAATCGCGAACCATGGGCAAAAATGACCCCGGCAGCACCTTCCTCGATCTTTACGTTGGCCAGGATTTTGTAGGACCGGTTGCGGATGCTGACTGCGACACCCTCCGGAATGGCGGATGTTCCAGGAAAGTAGGTGTAGCGTGTCCGGACAGGCTCTGCACTCGGCCGCTCAACGGTTAGAATTTTAGCTGCTGTACGGTCGTCGAGCGGGTAGACGAGATTTCTTTCGGCTTCCGTGTTCCATGCTGCGACCAAGGCCTCCAGCTTGTCCGGATATTTCTCGGCGAGGTTGTTATTCTCCGAACGGTCCTTTTCAACGTGGTAAAGCTCCCATTCATCATCGTCGAAATGTCCCCGGTCTGTCAACGGGGCGTGCAAAGCCACCGCTTTCCAACCCTTTTCCCAGATGCCCCGTGTGCCAAGCATAGCGAAATACTGGCGTTCCCTGACGGTCGGGCCGTACGGGTCGGCATCAAAGCTGTAGACCATGGACTTGCCCGACAGTGGCCACTGCTGAACTCCACGATAGACACTCGGCATCTCGAGGCCGACTGCCTCCATAATGGTTGGCGTAATGTCCACCGAATGGGCATACTGGTGACGAATTTCACCACGGGCCTTGATCCCCTTCGGCCAGTGGATGACCAGTGGCGAGCAGGTGCCACCCGAGTGCGAGTAACGCTTGAACATTTTGAAGGGGGTCGAAAATGCTGCCGCCCAGCCCGTGGGCATGTGATTATAGGTCTCCTGACTGCCGAGACTGTCGAGATATTTCATGTTCTCCTCGAGGGAATCCGGATAGTCATTGAAAAATTTGTTTTCGTTTACCGATCCACTGGGACTGCCCTCGCCTGAGGTGCCGTTGTCCGCGGCGTAAATAATCAAGGTATTGTCCAGTTGCCCGGTTTCCTCCAGATAGTCGATGACTCGGCCGACTTGCGCGTCCGTGTATTCCGAAAAAGCGGCGAATACCTCTGCCATGCGTGAGAAGAGCTTTCTCTCGTCTGCATTCAGCTCATTCCAGGGGCGGACATAATCTGCTTTATTGGCAAGCTCTTCGGGAAACGGATTAAGCGGAGTCAACTCAGTTCCCTCCGGCATGATACCTTTACTGATCATTCGCTCCAAGACCCATTCGCGGTAGGACTCGTAGCCATCGTCAAACTTGCCCTTGTATTTGGCGATATAGTCATCTGGCGCATGGTGTGGAGCGTGATTGGCTCCCGGGCACAACCACATAAACCACGGACGAGATGGATTGGAGGCACGCTGGTTGCGCAGCATCCGGATAGCCTGGTCTGCCAGATCCTTGGAGAGGTGGTACCCCTCCTCAGGGCCGTATGGTTGCTCGATAAAGTGGTTGTCCTCTACCAAGTCCGGGAACCACTGGTTGGTTTCGCCACCAAGGAAACCGTAAAACCTATCAAAGCCCTTCTGCAGGGGCCATTCAAGCCTCCCAGCCCCTGGGGCCACATCCTGCTCTGCAACGTTGTGGTTTTTACCCAGCCAAAAGGTGCTGAAACCGTTGGCCTGTAGAACTTGGGCCACTGTGGCACACTCATCGGGAATGCGTCCACTCCATCCAGGATAG
Encoded proteins:
- a CDS encoding HAD family hydrolase, which produces MHLPITQRSINCLALALFGAALVAYGKQRDPLPSWTEGPNKASIIEFVETVTTPGSPKFVPESRRIAAIDNDGTLWTEQPLYFQALYLLQRIKEIAPEHPEWKTKEPFASVLQGNLKKALSGGEKALLEMTLATHAGLTEDEFSDSVRRFLSSARHPTTGHLLTDMVYQPMLELLDFLKANNFKVFIVSGGGIEFVRIFSENLYGIPPERVVGSSLDAKYEFRDGQPVIVKQASIDLIDDHAGKPVGIHRYIGRRPILAIGNSDGDFEMLEYVTTGDGPRLGMIIHHDDPEREFAYDRDSSIGRSARVLDEGPQRGWKIISMQSDWKVIHPEEKK
- a CDS encoding arylsulfatase codes for the protein MPVVADESAGFVDPAPPPDFQGKIAVDIRDSEPDWGPYIPKAAPEGAPNVLFILYDDTGLAAWSPYGGRIQMPTLNRLAENGLTYSQWHNTALCSPTRSTILTGRNHHLNGMSAITEGAQGYPGWSGRIPDECATVAQVLQANGFSTFWLGKNHNVAEQDVAPGAGRLEWPLQKGFDRFYGFLGGETNQWFPDLVEDNHFIEQPYGPEEGYHLSKDLADQAIRMLRNQRASNPSRPWFMWLCPGANHAPHHAPDDYIAKYKGKFDDGYESYREWVLERMISKGIMPEGTELTPLNPFPEELANKADYVRPWNELNADERKLFSRMAEVFAAFSEYTDAQVGRVIDYLEETGQLDNTLIIYAADNGTSGEGSPSGSVNENKFFNDYPDSLEENMKYLDSLGSQETYNHMPTGWAAAFSTPFKMFKRYSHSGGTCSPLVIHWPKGIKARGEIRHQYAHSVDITPTIMEAVGLEMPSVYRGVQQWPLSGKSMVYSFDADPYGPTVRERQYFAMLGTRGIWEKGWKAVALHAPLTDRGHFDDDEWELYHVEKDRSENNNLAEKYPDKLEALVAAWNTEAERNLVYPLDDRTAAKILTVERPSAEPVRTRYTYFPGTSAIPEGVAVSIRNRSYKILANVKIEEGAAGVIFAHGSRFGGHSLFIKDGKLHYVYNFLGIKPEQHFASQEALESGNYILGMEFIRTGAGEHRESIGNAKLYVNDKVVDAGEMRTQLGKFTLSGDGLCIGYDSGDAVSELYETPGRFTGGEIQSVEVVVDEAAYTDLELEMMRSLRD